AAACAAACGCTTGCTAGACTTCAAGGAAATAAACCGGGTGGTGGAAAATCCAAGTCTAGAAGAGATAAAAAGGCAGAGCGAGAGAGAGAAGTTGATCATGAAAATGAAGAAACAAAATTGTTGAAAGTCACAGAATTTATTTCTGCAAATGACTTAGCAGCATTGTTGGATGTTTCTGTCAATCAAATTATTTCTACCTGTATGTCCCTGGGTATGTTCGTTTCGATCAACCAGAGATTGGATGCAGAAGCCATTACCATCATTGCAGATGAATTCGGATATGACGTAGAGTTTACGAAGTCTATTGAAGATGAAATCGTAGAAGAGGTGGAGGACGATCCAGAAGACTTGATCGAAAGAGCTCCTATTGTGACCATCATGGGTCACGTAGATCACGGTAAAACATCCTTGTTGGATTACATTAGAACTTCCAAGGTGACTGCTGATGAAGCAGGGGGGATTACCCAACACATTGGAGCTTATGATGTGATGACCAAAACAGGTCATAAAATCGCATTCCTTGATACTCCTGGTCACGAGGCATTTACTGCCATGCGTGCTCGTGGTGCCAAAATTACTGACGTCGCAATTATTGTAATTGCAGCGGACGATAGCATCATGCCACAGACCAAAGAAGCGATCAATCACGCTCAGGTAGCTGGAGTACCTATGATCTTTGCGATCAATAAGATTGATAAGCCTAATGCTAATCCAAATAAGATCAAAGAGGAATTGGCCAATATGAACTTGTTGATTGAGGAATGGGGTGGAAAATACCAATCTCAGGAATTATCAGCTAAAACAGGTGAAGGTGTAGACGACTTGCTTGAAAAAGTACTTTTGGAAGCAGAAGTATTGGAATTGAAAGCAAATCCAGATAAAAATGCAGTGGGTACTGTAATCGAAGCTTCCTTGGATAAAGGACGTGGTTATGTGACCACCATTATGGTCCAAAGTGGTACCTTGAAAATTGGAGATATCACGTTGGCAGGTAAGCACTATGGCCGTGTGAAAGCCATGTTTGACCATAAAGGTAAAAAGCTGAAAACTGCCGGACCTTCTACTCCTGTCCAGTTATTGGGACTGAGTGGTGCTCCTCAAGCAGGGGATATCATCAAAGTGTATGATACCGAAAGAGAAGCTAGAGAAATTGCTAACTCAAGAGAACAGATTCAAAGAGAGCAAAGCCTTAGAACTAAGAAGCATATTACTTTGGATGAAATTGGTCGTCGTTTGGCAATCGGTTCATTTAAGGAATTGAATATCATCATTAAAGGTGATGTGGATGGTTCAGTTGAAGCACTTTCCGATTCATTGTTGAAGCTTTCTAAGGATGAAGTAAAAGTGAATATCATCCATAAAGGAGTAGGGCAGATTTCTGAATCTGACGTATTGTTGGCTTCTGCTTCTGATGCAATTATTCTAGGCTTCCAAGTAAGACCGTCTTCTAATGCGAAGAAACTAGCTGAACAAGAAGAAATTGAAATCAGACATTACTCGATTATCTACGATGCGATTAATCAAATCAAAGATGCTATC
This genomic stretch from Algoriphagus halophilus harbors:
- the infB gene encoding translation initiation factor IF-2 → MSEEKMMRLGQIARKLNVGTATIVESMAKKGFEVENNPNSKISMEQVEMLRKEFKSSALDKEEASHLSIGKRHEPISMESETPKQEKAPEPEPKPVQKEAPKPEPKVEVTPTPAPEPTPKVEAKTPEAKAEESAPAPTPKSEPTPSASAPKQAEPEKVEPEAPKLEGIKVLGKIDLSKKPASNQRPGQGNRGQRHGGDYKKPHQQQKPGQDQKKQNAPQGGQQTKPAPKPEVKPAAPSTPAAPAAEVKKPKDEVISAKADSLKGLTVLGKIELPADKPKKKGGPVASSDERGRDKKRPRKRIDKGGSNAGGNRNQGGGNRNQGQRGNNQNRGGQGRVQKAEPTQKEIQDQIKQTLARLQGNKPGGGKSKSRRDKKAEREREVDHENEETKLLKVTEFISANDLAALLDVSVNQIISTCMSLGMFVSINQRLDAEAITIIADEFGYDVEFTKSIEDEIVEEVEDDPEDLIERAPIVTIMGHVDHGKTSLLDYIRTSKVTADEAGGITQHIGAYDVMTKTGHKIAFLDTPGHEAFTAMRARGAKITDVAIIVIAADDSIMPQTKEAINHAQVAGVPMIFAINKIDKPNANPNKIKEELANMNLLIEEWGGKYQSQELSAKTGEGVDDLLEKVLLEAEVLELKANPDKNAVGTVIEASLDKGRGYVTTIMVQSGTLKIGDITLAGKHYGRVKAMFDHKGKKLKTAGPSTPVQLLGLSGAPQAGDIIKVYDTEREAREIANSREQIQREQSLRTKKHITLDEIGRRLAIGSFKELNIIIKGDVDGSVEALSDSLLKLSKDEVKVNIIHKGVGQISESDVLLASASDAIILGFQVRPSSNAKKLAEQEEIEIRHYSIIYDAINQIKDAIEGMLEPEFEEVITGNIQVREVFKISKIGTVAGSYVMDGYITRKNKIRVIRDGIVIHEGEIDQLKRFKDDVAEVKAGYECGISIKNFNNIEIDDTIEGYEMKEIKRKK